The Mauremys mutica isolate MM-2020 ecotype Southern chromosome 1, ASM2049712v1, whole genome shotgun sequence genome has a segment encoding these proteins:
- the LOC123349199 gene encoding collagen alpha-1(X) chain-like, which translates to MFLSGVWILAVSVTVAVQEKNPLAPCLPGPQGPPGNNGVPGHNGHNGLNGEKGEKGLRGEPGSTGTRGPQGPPGKLGPMGPKGESGQPGPTGPQGRPGECSPRQKSAFAMKLAKNYPAPKQPIIFHQILYNDQQHFDKATGIFTCQIPGVYYFGYNVELYRNTTVIQLMKNRQAVIGSYQTTLNSYENMSGSTVLKLGKGDKVWLEVNQESNGATHTSYFLGYLIFEI; encoded by the exons ATGTTTTTATCAG GGGTCTGGATTTTAGCTGTTTCCGTCACTGTGGCAGTacaggaaaaaaaccctcttgCTCCATGTCTCCCAGGACCCCAAGGTCCTCCTGGGAACAATGGAGTTCCTGGTCATAATGGACACAATGGGCTCAATGGGGAGAAAGGGGAGAAGGGACTCAGAGGGGAACCAG GTTCCACAGGAACGCGTGGGCCACAGGGCCCTCCAGGAAAACTAGGTCCAATGGGACCAAAGGGCGAAAGTGGACAACCAGGTCCCACCGGCCCACAAGGACGCCCGGGAGAATGCTCACCACGTCAGAAATCTGCCTTTGCCATGAAACTCGCCAAAAACTATCCAGCTCCTAAACAACCCATTATATTTCATCAAATTTTATACAATGATCAGCAACATTTTGATAAGGCCACAGGAATTTTCACTTGCCAAATACCTGGAGTTTATTACTTTGGCTACAATGTGGAGTTGTACCGGAACACCACGGTCATTCAGCTAATGAAAAACAGACAGGCAGTGATAGGATCATATCAGACCACCCTAAACTCTTATGAAAATATGTCAGGAAGTACGGTCCTTAAGCTGGGGAAGGGTGATAAGGTCTGGTTAGAAGTGAACCAGGAGAGTAATGGAGCGACACACACAAGCTACTTTTTGGGTTACCTGATATTTGAAATTTAg